The region TCTCAGACAAATGCTGCACGTTGCTGCATACAAATGAGTTTCATACAGATGTACACTGTGGTGTAATTTCATTATAATTCTATAGTTAGCCAACACCATAGTTACAGGGAATAAATCCACTGTAACCTGAGAGGTTTAGTAATGCAGAAAGTGATACTAAGAGAAACAGCGAAGTCTaagcaggaacacacacacacacttacagtataGTCAGGGCCACAACTACCAGAGAACACCGAGGTCATGTCCTTATTGTTTCAGGGAATTTGGAGGTTTCAAAGACACGAAAAGGAGTTTACattcaacacatacacatggtGATTTTAAGGCtgattttgatatattttttagatCCAATATCTTATAAATTTGAGTGTTTCTGGCCACGCTAGCAGCACAGCTCAaaggatggcaatgttggtctgtcagGTGGTCCACAActtcagtccagactgaaatttggttcacacaTTTACCAAAAGTTTAACtattggacacaagatgtctcttatttcactgaaaagtccattctcggTGTGCACCGGAGGCGTCAAGTTTTCACACTGGAGTAAGttacatactggaccacaattggctccaaactagttgtgatgtcacaaatcatgctcgtaggtacgCACCTTAAagtcagatttaaggtgagcacacagaaacttttcactttcagcagatgaatgtgaaaacaaactctgcacatacatcattctgcaccatgaagctcaaacatttaaCTGAAGTAATAAGTGACACACATTGTTGACTGACTAGAAGGGAACTAATTTTTATTTAGTACcaccaaacaaataaaacctttaacTTGTCAGGTACTTTTTGACCAAATAACTGCAAAACTACAAATCTCAACCTTGTGTTTAGTACTaattaatgttagcatgctaacacactaacattaaactaagatggtgagcATCATAAACATTGTAACCTATttgcaaaacatcagcatgttagcatgctggcattagcatttagttcaaagcactACTGTACTTAAAGACAGCCTCAAAGAGCagttagcatggctgtagacttttagAGTTGTGAAGACTTAATATAATCTAAATttgactgtatttaaaaaaattaaataaaataaaaaattatacaTCCTTCATCCGAATTTGATATGAAGAGCGAGGTAAGGCTTTGAAACAGGCTTAAGCTCATTAATGGAGATAAAATTAACAGAACATGTTTTCTGTGATTACTCAAATCATTTACTGGGAGATGGAGCCGCTTTGGAAAACTGAACATCAGTGGCTCTAAAATCTTCACTACATCTGTGCGTATAGTAGGTACCAGCTTGACATATTGACAAACAAGATAACTGCCTGCATATGGGCCATATATTCCCTCTTTGCCTGACCACAAAGCATATTTATTTGCCCATATTCCACAAAGCACTCTACAATTAGTTAACAGCACAGGGATTAAGGAAAGATTTGACTGTGCAGCGCTGCAATCTGCTGCTGTGTCTCTTTAGCACTGAGAGGATCAGCGAAGCCAGCGAGGCAGCTGTTTCTccacttgttttattttttttctctcccttctctttctctctctctctcttcatgcATCTTTCTTGTCACCCCCACCCCGAGAGCGAGAGAGGAAAGCAGCATCAATCACTGTTAACTGACTGACCACTGTCTGTTGGTGGTACTAAATGGATCTCCACAATTGAATAGAGGCCTAAGTGTGTGGTAAATGCTCTCAATGGGTAAATGAATTTGCGGGTTAACTCTCTGTAAAGAGCGTTTAgatcagacaaaataataaaaacacctacagcagatatttttcttttgatataTCGAAAACAAAGTTCAGCTGAAAATCTTAACTCTGGCATTCATCACTGCAGGCGCTGCgttttacaaagaaaagcacCCGAGGGTAACCCAAAGACAATTCAGCTTTATTTTCCTCATATAGATTTGACTGTACACAGTTCATACCATTACACAGAAggcataaatgaataaattcagtGCTCTCTTTTACATCTTTTTCAAAGACACATGGCAATAATAAATAGCGCTCATGAAACAAGACGATCAACACGTTTTCAAACTGTACAAAATTTACAACAATTAAGATGCAAACTTCTGAGGCAACACAGACTTAACAAAACTGTAGTGGTGGCGTTTTTGTACAAGATTTTCTTAATGGTGTCACTTTCTGTTTGTTGGTTTGCTTTCTGGCTCTTAAATAGGAtgctctgtttaaaaaaaaaaaaaaacaggacttggcaaattttttaaaaaaggtgacTACGTAGATACGATTCGATTTGTTTTCTTCAACAGAAATAGGAGTAAAGATAAGATCCTGGTGAGTTTTTTTAAGCAAACCTCCCCTCCGACATCAGGTCAAATCAAACTGTTAGTTCCTCTTACAGGTCAAAGGACGTTTACGCttcaagaaaaagagaaacGAGGTTCTCCTCTTGTGAATCAGTCGTTATGGGGGCTTTAAGATGCAGCTGAGGTGGCCCGAAATGTAATCAGCCCAGCAGTCATGCCAGCACTGATGCCAGAGTATCAGCCCTGATAGTGGGGGGACTCTGTGGTAATCCCTCTGACATGGAGGCCAGGCAGTTGGAGGACAGGCTGACAACACATCTGGGGTTAGTAAGTAGGTTGATAGCAAGCAAAGCTAGAGCTCAACTGGACTGAGTAGATTACCAAGAGAAGCCTGGATAAgactgaagaaaacaaaaagagaaatgttgTTCCTGCTAATACTTGTTGGTGTTTTGAATTTGTATTTGCGTCTAATTTGCTCAATAATATTTGCAAAGGGATATCTCCTACACATCTGTGCATTCAAAAGAATAAATGAGTAATTAAGATGTCTGATTTTCTGTATTATTAGAACGGTCAAGAGTTGGACTTCTTGACTGTCCTCCAACACAAAGCTTTGATTCCTGGTGAGTCTGGAAACAGATAATTTAACACTGACAGATGTCTGCTCTCGGCTTCGGGCGCAGACAGCTTTTACACAGACAAGAACAAGTCAAGCACCGATAAATATAGAAGAGAGACCTGCTGTGTAGCAAACAGTGTTCACCCTCATTCAAACAGAGGAAACATCAGCTTCTACATAcagacggacggacggacggacagACCAACGGCCATCTACTTCCTAATAACTTAGTTATGTAAGCTTCAGCAATACATTAAAAAACGTCAGCATGGTTCAAAATTCACACTTGTGCCACTGTTCTTGTAAATTTCTCTCCCaatgaaacactgtttttgcCTTGTGCATatgtctctcctctttttctctctttctctctgcattcCTGTCCATATGTgtagaaaaagaagaggagagtaAAGTGCATTGCCAATGTAAAGGCTTTGATATGGCCAGACAGCAGCCCTACACATTATGAATTAGAAGCATGCAGGTGCCTCCTGGGTCTTATAGGGACTTTGATCTACAGTAGATTGTAGCCCTAATGTTGTAGCTGTTAGACAGGGATGGTGTGGTTTAATTTTAAAGGGACGAGACAATATTACCTCCCCCGTGAGCATAATCCACCAACATATTGGAAATCCAGTCTCATTTTTCAGAGAGTGAAAGAACAAGTCAGTTGATAACAAAAATTGTATGATACACTGTTGAGATTGAACATTCAGAGGTGTTTTGTCCAGTCAGTTCACTGAGTGTGGAGGTGTTCTTCGCTGCTAGGACTAGGCCTACGCATCTCGACCCGGCTGTTACCTCGCAGTTACGACTGCTGAGGGACTGAGAGTCATaattcttcctcttccttctcctcttcaccCAACATCACAAAACGTACCAGTCTTGCAGGGCGAtagaaagaaatgtaaaaagcctTGTGTGAGTCTGTTCTGTCGTGTCCCCATTTATCCCCATGGCGGTCGTCTCCGCCACATTTGTCGGCGAGGCTCAGAACTGGGAATGGTCCATCTCGTCCAGCCAGGAGGCGGGGCTGGTGGGGAAGTCGGGGTATCCCGTACTGCTGCCTGTGGAGAGGTCTGAGGTGGGGCCTCCCGCCATGGCCCTCAGAGCCTGCCCCACCCCGCCCGGCCCCCCTTGCGCCACCAGACTGTCCATGCTGAAGCCGAGGTTGTTGAGGAGAGGGGTGTGGCCGGGCAGGGAGGTGATGGAGGACGGCGACTGAGGGAGACCGTAGGGACTTCCTGCTCGGATGTCGTGGTAGGGTTGCCCTGCCGCGTCTACGGAGAAGCCGCCGTTCAGCACCGCACTGTTAGTCACGTCCCCGACGCTCCCGTAGAGCCCGTTGGTGTGGCCGAGATCTGACAGCACCTGGTCGTCTGAGGAGGAGATAGCATCGCTTAGCATGATGGGTGTAAAAACTTTGACACGTCAACATCGCTGTCAACTGTGCGAACATTATATCGTTGTTATATTTCAATACAGTTAAGTGCTTTTATGAGCGAGATTTACTGTTGCAACATTATGAGGATTTCATGGAGGTAAGTGGAGCAACCACTGAAGTATCTGATAAGCAGTTCAGTTTTGTCAGTGTAAAAGTGAGTATGTATGCAGTTACTGCAGTACAAAATATTTGTTTCCATCTCAATCCCTCCCCTGGGTGGCTTCAATAACAACAATGCCCCAGAGCGCTTTCTCTCTAATTGACTAAAAGCCTCACATGCTTTATAGAGTTTCTGTcaccatgttttcatttctcataAAAAACGGCCTTCTTTTTGAAAGTGCCTCGAAGACTTTTATGTCTACCCAAAACAGGGGGTttgcaaacattaaataacatagGGATGTCTAAAATGTCTTTTGCATCCCGCTAAGGACCCTCTCTCTTTTCCAATAAGCTCCATTGTCTTGACAAACCGAGGCAGGAGGATGCGTCAGTGGCCACGGGGAGGTGTGAGGGGAATGTGGAATGAGAGTGCCATTTTGGATTTGCCTGAGAACAACATCATGCATCGAACAAcgcaagaaaacaaatgaattgcCACAAAGACACATTCAATTGCTGCTGCACTCAGAACCGTGTCATTTAGCAGCTTGTAGGCTCCCCTAATCCCATTAGTACGACAGCATGACTGACAATTCCCTTTCAGGAATCTCTCTCTTAAGCAATAATAGATGTGTGCTGCAGACAATAGGTACCTCTGAAGCTCAGTTCACTGTCACTGAGTCCTGCGTCGTCAGCTGAGCTTTCTTTCTCCACCTTGGGTCCTCCTCGGCTGCGTTTAACACTTTTATAAAACTGAGTCCAGCGATGTCGACCTGCGTCTTTCTTCAAACGCTTTTCTTTTGCTCGCCGGTTCTGGAACCAAACCTGACAAAGataataattatcattaatttATTGTAATAATAGTTTTTGCAGTAATaggcattttgacttgtcatggtAGAAAAagcacttgtgtttttttcttttatttatttatttgctctctctctctgtaaaggGGTATAAGGGGTAGGTGGGTACGGGCTGTATTATTTTGGTTAGGTTTAGTATTATTTTGTGCTATGTGCCCTGTACGCTTACCAAACTACATgggaaaaagcaataaaattaaagttactaataacattaacaatgcctcagttctattcaagtgtcccagtcaGCCATGACAGtatgacagtgagccagcatgcaccaGGACCAGGGACtgtaccaggaccctgaaactgaagcagctaaatggaattcagccatcatttattttattatttacaccggTGCTTTTActactgtgacaagtcaaaCTAAATAGGCCTGTTGATAACAATAACATAAAACTGATCtaatcaaaaacacatttccaaattGTGTTGCAAAAAgtgttaatgaataaatatgtattGTATAAATGAGTAAATTCACATAAATGCTATAAACGCAAGGTAAAAAATATTTACGTTTTATAAATAGAAAGTCAAAAATAATTGAACAAGGTCGTTGGAAGGTACAAGTTggtcaataaaaatgtttcaagagGTCCAGTTTAGTCAGCTTGAACTCCTATGGAAGGTTGTTCCAAAGTCTAGATGACAAAGGcttgttttaaatatatatttaatctaTATTTGAAATATGTATTAGGGCAACATCAGGAAACTGCCTGAGGACCTCAGATTCATTCAGGGCTAATTTGTGATGCAGTTTAAAGCCACTCTAAAGATGCTCAAATCAGTGGTGTCTTTGTCATAATGAAACTAATCCGCTGCATATTGACCAAGCTGGAGATAATAAAGAGCATTTTTTGGAATATGGAGACATGCAGTAATCTGAATGAGAAGAGATGAATCCTCTACCTGCACTACTCTCATGTCCAGCCCTGTCTCAGAGGACAGCTGCTCTCTGACGTGGCGTGCCGGCTTTGGCGAGTTTTTGTAGGCACTTTTGAGGGTCTCCAGCTGCTTGGCCGTGATGGTGGTCCTCGGTCGCTTGGTCCCCGCCTCTGAATCGTCTAAAAACACCATTACAAGTGTGAGTGACTTCTTCTTACATTTGTCACGCTGTGTTAACAGGCACTGCCCTCTGCCTTGTGCGGAGTATATGTGTGTTAAATGAAGTGAATGGTCATGTATGGAAGTGCATTATTGTCCTTGTGCATCTGTCCCACTCCTACAGCAGAGGACATAAATCTACCCAGCCCAAGCGCCAGAGGAACGGAGTTATTGGGGCCACACCATATAAGAGCATTGCTTCACTTTACATAATCAATCAGAGATGCATGGAAATCtcagaagagagggagggagagagacagcatACACACCCAGACGACAAACAACATATATCCACAGTGAGTAGTGATTTCACTGCACTGCACAGTGCATTTAGCTTGATCTGTCATATCTTTCACAGTGATTTTACAGCTACTTGCTACTCATTTCAATGCTCAATCGCCTCTTTCTGATGCTGATATATAATGAACAATAATGAGTCATGATTACTGAATCAAATAAAATTCCTTCTTTTTATGagtgtgttgtattttctgGTTAAAAGTACAGTTTCAACCTGCATTTTCTTTATCTGAATGCTTTTTATCTGACTGGATATCAGCTTAATAACAgctgttgtttacattttaggTCCTCACAGACCTACCGTTTTGTTTTGCCGTCTCGTAATCCACCTTGCACACCAGTCTCCCATCCTCCATGAGGTAAAACTCATCCCCGGTGGCCAGCTGTCTGCTGCACATGATGCAGGCAAAGCAGTGCAGGTGATACACAAAGTCCTGCGCCTTCCGCACAACCTGCGTCGGAGGAATCCCCTGTTGGCATGATGCACATTTTGTTCCAAAACGCCTGCAGgaaaagatgaagaagagagCAGCCGTTAGATATATTTAATGCACAACACCAGCAGGATAGACTGATATCCATCTCCTATTTATATCCACTTTACAGGCTGATGGAGAAAGTGAGACCAACCGAGATTAAAATTTCACATGCTAGACAGCTACGTGTTTCTTCAACTGCAGCCAAGAATGATGGCACAGTGTCTGTATTAATAGAAGCTCCAGCTGTTGTGGAGGGAAATATCAGCACTGGAATGCATTTCTGTTAACGATAGACCTGTCCGCAGGTTGATGGATGGAGAGGATCAatgcagtgtgtgagtgtgtgtgtgtgcatgtttgcatgtttatgtgtttgcagATGAAGGACTGAGAGCtaaagaagagaaggaagagaaaaaaaaaagaggaaaaagagaggaggaaagaggaggaggggtgctcACAGTAAACACACCCTGAGGAGAACCAATAAAACACTGACTCAGGAGAGGCTTTAAATCACACAACCAACGCAcggaaataaaaaaagagcaagGTGAAGCTTCCAAATCACTGCTGGGAAGTACACACCAGTGAGTCTATGTGTCTGCGTATTTctatgttcatgtatgtgtgtgtgtgtgtgtgtgtgtgtgtgtttgaacatgCAAACACCCCCCTGCTGTCCCTTGGGTCAGCTAACACAGTTAGCTTTCAGTGCGACTCCAGAGCTCTTTAGGTCTCATTCAAGCTCTGAGCATTAAAACCTTTCAAACATGATTTAGTAAAAAGCCTGGATCTGCTGATCCTGTTTTGGATAAAAGTCAAACTCAATTTTCCTCAGTAATGCCTCAGAAATCCAATCGTtgagggaaggaaggaaagaaggaaagaaagaaagaaaaggaaagaaagaaagaaagaaagaaagaaagaaaagaaagaaagaaagaaagaaagaaagaaagcacttatttagattttttttgctttctctaATGATATCAGTAAGACAAAACAGCCACTGAAAATGTGAAGTACatgaattataaatattatgAACAGTCAACACATTCTGAGATTAATTAGCAAACATCATCCAGCATGGTGCCTGGAGCCAAATAATGATACCCACTtataactgaaaaaataataattagctAATTCAGCTCAGACAATACTCATCAAATATTATTCACCAATAGATGATCGATTTGCCAGATCTGCGTGTTGATATTTTCTTTCAGAAATTTAAGAAAATTACTGCCTCAAACTCTCCATTTATCAACTAAATCAATgatcttttttcattattacacTGCGTGActttccaaaaaataaaaaggcaactttaaaaaaaaatccaacacaaTAAGATATAAACGAGTTAACACCGGATTTAACTAGTTTAGTTGCCATAGAAACTTCGAAACAATTAGGTAGTTGCCGTATAGGTTTagaaatgtcaaataaagaCGATTTTCAAGTACTTTACCCCCGTCAGAATCAGTCACTTTATTTCTCATACTAACCCAATTACTGGTTAAAGTGACCAAAATGTTCATTTCTCTGGGTGATAGCCTAGATGTCGCTTGTTCTTCTCAGAAAACACATAACTGGTAAACGAGGTCAGAATCGAGGCAAAAGAAACTAGAAAGCAAAGCCACTAACTTGAAGAAATCCTCCTTGCAGTAGACGCTTCCTGCCCGGGAGAAACATTTGTCCGCCAGCGGAGTCTGACAGTCGGCGCACTTGAGGCACTTGGAGTGCCAGTGTCTGTCCAGCACCTTGAGGATGAACTTGTCCAGGATGTGCTGACTACAACCTGCACACTGAGGGATCTCTGCGAGGGGGAGAGCACAAGGACAGAAGAGAACAAGGTCACACTCAACGAGATGTGATGCGAGAGATTAGACTGATATAAAGAGAGGAGAAACTGAAACTCTGACCATGAGGCAAACATCCTCTGATATTtatagaaataaacattttaaggaAAGCGTAAAAACACTCAGATAAAAATCACGACGTACATGCTtacaattgttaaaatgttgaatttaaatCACACTCAAagggtttttgttgttttctccgCACATAATAACAGATTGGTTTCCCTCCATCATGTCCAAGCCTACAGGTCAGTTGGGGAATTTATAATATCTCAGATCACACATATAACTTTTTCTCTACGTCACTCGTCAAGTGGCTTATTCATATTGTCCGTATTACATTCCTAATGAAATTTAAAGATACAAAAATCGTATTTTCTGAAGCTATTATCAGTCAAGTCGTTCATGTCTGACACTCCTATAGACTATATTTTATCtatgtcctgtttgttttttaaatgttaatttttctACCTTTTAATCCATTTAAATTGCTTaataaatttgattttctttgtcattgttTAACATGTCCGTGTGTTTTCTATGTAAAACGCTTTTTGAACGTAAGCGTCtctgtccaaggtgctgaacTCGGAGCTGCTTTCCAGCAGtgcacacacttttttttgacaatcatattgatttttttcttgattattttGAACCCAATTCTGCTCTTTTGAATCCTGGTTACCTCTCTGAACGGTTTCGTGTTTGGTTTGTTGGCGTCGGTGTTTGTAGACGAGGCGGCTGCTGCTGGATGTAAATCAGGGTCAAGACGAGattaaatttccttttttttttttggtgattgTGAAAAACACAACCGCGATTTtggaaacaacagcagcagaccACGTGTGCACATGCAGAAACAGGGACCATATGATCATAACTGGTTCCCCTTTAGTAAATAAAGGTTATCTATCGATCTATAGGCCTAATAATACCTTCCGATTAACAAATAGTAGGCTAACAAATTCTGCAGCGGCATCGATCAGATTTCAAAAACTAACATTAAATGAATGAACGAATTGTTTCATTAAATATCCAAAACCAAC is a window of Thunnus thynnus chromosome 8, fThuThy2.1, whole genome shotgun sequence DNA encoding:
- the lhx4 gene encoding LIM/homeobox protein Lhx4, with protein sequence MMQSAAVLPTESPVKSLPEILGVPLQQIPQCAGCSQHILDKFILKVLDRHWHSKCLKCADCQTPLADKCFSRAGSVYCKEDFFKRFGTKCASCQQGIPPTQVVRKAQDFVYHLHCFACIMCSRQLATGDEFYLMEDGRLVCKVDYETAKQNDDSEAGTKRPRTTITAKQLETLKSAYKNSPKPARHVREQLSSETGLDMRVVQVWFQNRRAKEKRLKKDAGRHRWTQFYKSVKRSRGGPKVEKESSADDAGLSDSELSFRDDQVLSDLGHTNGLYGSVGDVTNSAVLNGGFSVDAAGQPYHDIRAGSPYGLPQSPSSITSLPGHTPLLNNLGFSMDSLVAQGGPGGVGQALRAMAGGPTSDLSTGSSTGYPDFPTSPASWLDEMDHSQF